In Tripterygium wilfordii isolate XIE 37 chromosome 23, ASM1340144v1, whole genome shotgun sequence, one genomic interval encodes:
- the LOC119992909 gene encoding probable flavin-containing monooxygenase 1 has protein sequence MPTAHQDYNSNSPPMVSRVAIIGGGVSGLAALKQLAHHNPILFEASDSIGGVWGSCSYNSTKLQSSRSDYEFTDFPWPNRDDPSFPSHLEILDYLDSYVKHFDLSKHINFNSKVVELKFVGDRAGTGPGEYGSLLPGQPVWEVAVQHNESIQWYAFEFVAVCIGKYGDIPKIPAFPHNKGPEVFKGQVLHSIDYCKLNPEASSKLLKGKKVVVVGFKKSAIDLAMESAQANQGPEGEPCTMVVRTLHWTVPHYWVWGLPFFMFFSTRSSQFIHQTPNQTFLRTLLCLFLSPMRQAVSKFIESYLLWKLPLIKYGLKPEHPFLEDYASCQMAIMPENFFDEANKGKIVFKRASKWWFGREGLEFEDNTKLAADVVILATGYDGKKKLKTILPEPFQSLLEYTSGVMPLYRGTIHPLIPNMAFVGYIESVSNLHTAELRSMWLARLVGDKFKLPSVEKMLEQVSKEIEVMKKTTRFYKRHCISTFSINHSDEICQEMGWNSWRKKTWLAEAFSAYGSQDYEEHEM, from the exons ATGCCTACTGCACATCAAGATTATAACAGCAACTCTCCTCCTATGGTCTCAAGAGTTGCAATTATAGGAGGTGGGGTTAGTGGTTTAGCTGCTCTGAAGCAGCTTGCTCACCACAATCCTATCCTCTTTGAGGCCTCTGACTCCATTGGAGGTGTTTGGGGAAGCTGTTCTTACAATTCAACCAAACTCCAGTCCTCCCGCTCCGATTACGAGTTCACTGATTTTCCATGGCCTAATAGAGATGATCCAAGTTTCCCTTCTCATCTTGAGATTCTGGATTACTTGGATTCTTATGTCAAACATTTCGATTTGTCAAAACATATCAACTTCAACTCAAAGGTGGTCGAACTTAAGTTCGTCGGAGATCGGGCCGGGACCGGTCCCGGAGAGTATGGGAGTCTATTGCCTGGTCAGCCTGTTTGGGAGGTGGCCGTTCAACACAACGAATCCATTCAG TGGTATGCGTTCGAATTTGTGGCAGTTTGCATTGGAAAATATGGCGATATACCTAAAATTCCAGCTTTTCCACACAACAAAGGGCCTGAAGTATTTAAAGGCCAGGTCTTGCACTCCATTGATTACTGCAAACTCAACCCTGAAGCTTCTTCTAAACTACTTAAAGGAAAGAAAGTTGTCGTCGTTGGATTCAAAAAATCTGCAATTGATCTTGCCATGGAGTCTGCTCAAGCTAACCAag GTCCAGAAGGAGAACCATGTACAATGGTGGTAAGGACATTACATTGGACTGTCCCTCATTACTGGGTCTGGGGTCTGCCTTTCTTTATGTTCTTCTCAACAAGGTCTTCACAGTTCATCCATCAAACACCAAACCAGACCTTCCTCAGGACCCTCCTCTGCCTTTTCCTTTCTCCAATG AGGCAAGCAGTTTCGAAATTCATCGAGTCCTACTTGCTATGGAAACTTCCTCTGATAAAGTATGGATTGAAACCAGAACACCCATTTTTGGAAGACTATGCTTCTTGTCAGATGGCTATCATGCCAGAGAATTTCTTTGATGAGGCTAATAAGGGAAAGATTGTGTTCAAAAGAGCATCAAAATGGTGGTTCGGGAGGGAAGGGCTCGAATTCGAAGATAACACGAAATTAGCTGCTGATGTTGTGATTTTGGCAACAGGTTACGATGGGAAGAAAAAGCTCAAAACCATCTTGCCAGAACCTTTCCAGAGTTTGCTTGAATACACTTCTGGTGTCATGCCCTTATACAG GGGAACGATTCATCCGCTGATACCAAACATGGCATTTGTGGGATACATTGAGAGTGTTTCAAATCTACACACAGCAGAGCTGAGAAGCATGTGGCTGGCTAGACTAGTTGGTGACAAATTCAAACTCCCCAGTGTAGAGAAAATGCTTGAACAAGTATCTAAAGAGATAGAAGTCATGAAAAAGACTACCAGGTTCTACAAGAGGCATTGCATCTCTACATTTAGTATAAACCACAGTGATGAGATTTGTCAAGAAATGGGATGGAACTCCTGGAGGAAGAAAACCTGGCTAGCGGAAGCTTTTAGCGCTTATGGTAGTCAGGACTACGAAGAACATGAAAtgtag
- the LOC119992911 gene encoding peroxiredoxin Q, chloroplastic, translating into MASLSLPNNSLPTLLPTQSPKNPLPKALPIVSGSSQSQFHGLKFSHSPSLSNPNSYSSVKTAIFAKVNKGQAPPSFTLKDQDGKSVSLSKFKGKPVVVYFYPADETPGCTKQACAFRDSYEKFKKAGAEVVGISGDDPSSHKAFAKKYRLPFTLLADEGNKIRKDWGVPSDLFGTLPGRQTYVLDRNGVVQLIYNNQFQPEKHIDETLKLLQSL; encoded by the exons atggcttctctttctctccctaACAACTCTCTTCCAACTCTACTCCCTACGCAATCTCCGAAAAACCCACTTCCCAAAGCCCTTCCCATTGTGTCCGGATCCTCACAATCTCAGTTTCATGGCCTCAAATTCTCGCATTCCCCATCTCTGTCGAACCCAAATTCTTATTCTTCAGTGAAAACTGCTATTTTCGCTAAG GTGAACAAAGGCCAGGCTCCACCTTCATTTACATTGAAAGATCAGGATGGGAAGAGTGTGAGTCTCTCCAAATTCAAAGGCAAGCCTGTTGTTGTCTACTTCTACCCTGCTGATGAGACCCCAGGCTGTACCAAGCAG GCTTGTGCTTTCAGAGATTCTTATGAGAAATTTAAGAAAGCAGGGGCAGAGGTTGTTGGAATTAGTGGTGATGATCCTTCATCACACAAG GCTTTTGCAAAGAAGTATAGACTTCCATTTACATTGCTGGCGGATGAGGGTAACAAGATTAGAAAAGATTGGGGAGTCCCATCTGATCTTTTTGGAACTTTACCTGGGAGACAGACTTATGTTCTTGACAGGAATGGTGTTGTTCAACTAATCTATAATAACCAGTTCCAACCTGAAAAGCATATCGATGAAACCTTGAAACTACTTCAAAGCCTCTGA
- the LOC119993682 gene encoding uncharacterized protein LOC119993682 — protein sequence MEDHGSNKLTGIWHIVRLKEILQKWQSNALGSKVDGQCSSQTHGGISPAISKRIAEVKCCDSDEESCQSPEPPPDVPKGYLAVYVGPELRRFIIPTRYLSHSLFKVLLEKAEEEFGFDHCGGLTIPCEIETFKILLKCMENHQTDHHDVSVEDSLGTEE from the exons ATGGAAGACCATGGAAGCAACAAGTTGACTGGTATCTGGCATATTGTTAGGCTAAAGGAAATACTCCAGAAGTGGCAATCGAACGCGCTTGGCTCAAAGGTAGACGGTCAATGTTCTAGTCAAACTCATGGGGGCATTTCACCCGCAATTAGTAAGAGGATAGCAGAAGTCAAATGTTGTGATTCGGATGAGGAGAGCTGCCAGAGCCCTGAACCACCGCCTGATGTCCCCAAAGGATATTTGGCGGTTTATGTTGGGCCGGAGCTTCGGAGGTTTATCATTCCCACTAGATATCTTAGCCACTCTTTATTCAAGGTATTGCTGGAAAAGGCTGAAGAGGAGTTTGGGTTTGATCACTGCGGCGGGCTGACTATCCCATGCGAGATTGAGACCTTTAAGATTCTCCTGAAGTGCATGGAGAACCACCAAACGGATCACCATGATGTCTCAG TTGAAGATTCATTAGGCACAGAAGAATAA